One Pieris napi chromosome 13, ilPieNapi1.2, whole genome shotgun sequence genomic window carries:
- the LOC125055155 gene encoding glutamyl-tRNA(Gln) amidotransferase subunit C, mitochondrial translates to MSFRSSALVRRRIYLHRIFYNCVRYYCKVPITPVASLESENIPKPNIDINTVALLERLSLVKCDTEQGVKVLEDSIDFANKILHINTDNVQPMYTVLENESLSLRIDAVTQGNCQKDILKNAVITEDDYFVAPPGNIPLHEIEQKESDINRNENRN, encoded by the exons ATGAGTTTTAGGTCCTCAGCTTTGGTACGAAGACGAATTTATCTTCacaggattttttataattgtgttaGATATTATTGCAAAGTTCCTATTACCCCCGTTGCTTCTCTCGAAAGCGAAAACATCCCAAAGCCAAATATAGACATAAATACAGTTGCACTTTTGGAGCGATTATCTTTAGTTAAGTGTGATACTGAGCAAGGCGTGAAAGTGTTAGAAGATTCTATCGATTTCGCAAATAAAATTCTTCACATAAACACTGACAATGTTCAGCCTATGTACACAGTCTTAGAAAACGA AAGCTTGAGCTTGCGCATTGATGCTGTTACCCAAGGAAATTGCcaaaaagatatattaaaaaatgcagTTATAACAGAGGATGACTACTTTGTTGCACCCCCAGGAAATATACCCCTACATGAAATTGAACAAAAAGAATCTGATATCAATAGAAATGAAAACAGAAATTAG